The nucleotide sequence CGTTCGAGAAGAACGTCAGCGGGAACAGCACCAGGAACGAGATGCCCTGCACCGAGCCGGCGGTCCGGGCGATCACCCCGAAGAAGGCGAAGATCCAGCTGATCGCCCACGCGCAGGCGATGACGAGCAGGCCGCCGAGCGCCGCATAGCCGACCCCGGCTCCGGGCTTGTAGCCCATCGCGAACCCGACGATGAACGTGACCGCCGTGGCGATCGTGTACCGCAGGGTGTCCGCGAGCAGGGCGCCCGAGAGCGGGGCGATGCGCGCGATCGGGAGCGACTTGAAGCGGTCGAACACGCCCTTGTCCATGTCCTCGCGGAGCTGGACGCCGGTGACCACGGAGGCCGTGATCACCGTCTGGACGAGGATGCCCGGGATCAGCTGCGGCAGGTACGCCTGGACGCTGCCCGCGAGGGCGCCGCCGAACAGGAACGCGAACATGACGGTGAAGATCACCGGCTGGAGCGTCACATCCATCAGCTGCTCCGGCGTCCGCTTGATCTTCAGCAGGCCGCGGTGCGCCATGGTGACGGTGTTGGCGAGCGTCTGGCTCAGGCTCACGTGGTTCTTCAGCCGCCGCTCGGACGGCGGGGTGATGGTGGTCAGGGCGGTCATGCGGAGACCTTCTCTCCTTCTTCGGCGGACGCCTCGTCCGCCTTCTCGTCTTCGACGCCGTGGCCGGTGAGGGTGAGGAACACCTCGTCGAGCGTCGGCTTCTGCACGGACATCTCCGACAGGTGGATGCCCGCCTCGCGGAACGTGATGAACAGGTCGGTGACCGCGTCCGCGTTGCGCATGGGGGCGGTGATGCGGGAGCCTTCGGGCGACACCACCGCATCCACACCGAGCACGGTCTGGATGGCACGGCGGGCGTCCTCGATGTCGGCCGGGTCGCTGATGCGCAGCTGCAGCGACGACTCTCCGACCGAGGCCTTGAGCTCGTCGGCCGTACCTTCGGCGACGACGCGTCCGCGGTCGATGACCGCGATACGGTCGGCCAACTGATCGGCCTCGTCCAGGTACTGCGTGGTGAGCAGCACGGTGGATCCGGTGGCGACCAGGCGGCGGATGGTGTCCCACATCTGGGCGCGGGTGCGCGGGTCGAGGCCGGTGGTCGGCTCGTCGAGGAAGATGAGCGGCGGCTGCGCGATCAGGCTGGCCGCGAGGTCGAGGCGACGCCGCATGCCGCCGGAGAACTTCTTCAGCGGGCGCTTCGCCGCCTCCGTCAGCCCGAACTCCTCGAGCAGCTCGGCCGTCTTCTGCTTGGCCTCGCGCCCGCTCAGGCCGAGCAGGCGCGAGAAGATGATGAGGTTCTCATTGGCCGACAGGGTCTCGTCGACCGAGGCGAACTGCGCGGTGACGCCGATCAGCTGGCGGACGACCTGCTGCTCCTTGCGGATGTCGTGGCCGAAGATGAAGGCCTCGCCGGCATCCGGCTTCAGCAGGGTTGCGAGCATGGAGATGGTGGTGGTCTTGCCGGCCCCGTTCGGGCCGAGGACGCCGTAGACGGCGCCGGCGCGAACGGTGAGGTCGACGCCGTCGACCGCGCGGTTGTCGCCGAAGACCTTGACGAGCCCGTGGGCTTCGACGGCCCACTCGGAGCTTCGAGTCATGGTGTTCCTTTCCTGGTTGGAATGGTGATGCTCCGATAGTGCGCGGGCGCGCTTACATCGCCCTCACGTGCCGCTTACAGCGCGGGCGAGGGGATGTAAGAGCGCGTGAGCGCGTGTCAGGATGCGGTGTGCGCGCGGCGCTGAGGTCAGGCCGCGCGGCGTGCGGACGCGAGGAGTCCCAGACTGTCGATGCCCGCCAGAGCGAGGGCGCGTGGCACGGTGCCGAGCTCGAGGCTGAGGAGGGCGGCGAGGAGGTCGAGCTCCCCGGACCGCTGCCGCCGGTTGGCGGCGGCGACCCGGTGGGCGCGGACGAGTGCCTCTCGGGCGGAGGCGCCCCAGCGGGGGCGGACGACGCGCGGCGACGCCGATAGGCGTTCGGCGGGCGGCGGGGTGACACCGGCGACGCGCAGGCTGGCGGCCCGCTCGTCGGCCAGCGCGGCGTCGAGGCCCTTGGGGTCGAGGCCGGCGGCGGCGAGGACGGTGCGCACCGGCTCGCTTCCCTCGCGGGACAGCGCGAGCAGCAGGTGCTCGGCTTCGACGGTGGACGAGCTGCGCTGCTGCGCCTCGGCGACCGAGCGGATGATCACCGGACGCAACGCGCGCGACAGCGGCTGGCCGGGCACGTTCTGGGCGGAGCCGGGAGCGATCTCAGACATTGCGTCTCCTCAATTCGACGCCGGCCGCGGCGACACGGCGCAGGTGCTTCTTGTGGACCGCCTGCCGCGTGATGCCGAGAGCGTCGGCGATCTGGGTCCAGCTCCAGCCTTCGCGGAGCGCGCGCTCGACCTCGGCGTCTTCGAGGCGGTCGGCGAGCTCACGGAGGGCGACCACCGCGGCGAGGCCGTCGGCGACGCCTCCGACCGGGTCGGGGAACGGTGCTTTCGGAGTCATGGAAGCAACTATAGTTGCTTATCCGAATTTGTCAACCAAAGTTGCTCATCCACGACGGGATGGGTCGCAACACGCCGTTATGGCGCGCGCATAACGGCGTGTTGCGACCCACGGAGGGCATGGGAAGGGGCGGACGGGACGGGAGGGAAGGACGCGGGGCCGGGTCAGGGGCGCACGTCGGAGAGCAGCGCCAGCCCGCGCACGACGGCCTCGGCGGGCGGGACGGCCGCCACGGACGCGGCGGCGGCCTGCAGGCGCTCGCGCCCCCACGTCTCCGCGATCCGGTCCGCGAGAGCGTCCTGGTGCAGGCTCGCGACGTCCTGCCGGGCGTTCGCTCGCCCGGAGAGTGCGAACAGCGTCAGCCCCGCATCCACCCAGCCGTCGGGATACCGCTCGGCCGTTCGCGGGTCGAGCATCCACACGGCGAATCCGGACAGACCGGACCCGGTGACCGGCCGGTCGAGCGACGGCGGGTTGAGGCGGGAGGTGACCAGGATGCGCGTG is from Leifsonia sp. 466MF and encodes:
- a CDS encoding Clp protease N-terminal domain-containing protein, which gives rise to MSEIAPGSAQNVPGQPLSRALRPVIIRSVAEAQQRSSSTVEAEHLLLALSREGSEPVRTVLAAAGLDPKGLDAALADERAASLRVAGVTPPPAERLSASPRVVRPRWGASAREALVRAHRVAAANRRQRSGELDLLAALLSLELGTVPRALALAGIDSLGLLASARRAA
- a CDS encoding helix-turn-helix domain-containing protein, producing MTPKAPFPDPVGGVADGLAAVVALRELADRLEDAEVERALREGWSWTQIADALGITRQAVHKKHLRRVAAAGVELRRRNV
- a CDS encoding daunorubicin resistance protein DrrA family ABC transporter ATP-binding protein, producing the protein MTRSSEWAVEAHGLVKVFGDNRAVDGVDLTVRAGAVYGVLGPNGAGKTTTISMLATLLKPDAGEAFIFGHDIRKEQQVVRQLIGVTAQFASVDETLSANENLIIFSRLLGLSGREAKQKTAELLEEFGLTEAAKRPLKKFSGGMRRRLDLAASLIAQPPLIFLDEPTTGLDPRTRAQMWDTIRRLVATGSTVLLTTQYLDEADQLADRIAVIDRGRVVAEGTADELKASVGESSLQLRISDPADIEDARRAIQTVLGVDAVVSPEGSRITAPMRNADAVTDLFITFREAGIHLSEMSVQKPTLDEVFLTLTGHGVEDEKADEASAEEGEKVSA
- a CDS encoding ABC transporter permease: MTALTTITPPSERRLKNHVSLSQTLANTVTMAHRGLLKIKRTPEQLMDVTLQPVIFTVMFAFLFGGALAGSVQAYLPQLIPGILVQTVITASVVTGVQLREDMDKGVFDRFKSLPIARIAPLSGALLADTLRYTIATAVTFIVGFAMGYKPGAGVGYAALGGLLVIACAWAISWIFAFFGVIARTAGSVQGISFLVLFPLTFFSNAFVSPSTLPSWLEWFVNINPVSHLVTAVRDLANSGTFGADGWIALAGAAVIVAVFAPLTVRAYMRKA